The genome window TCGCGTGATTTCTGGACGGCCGTTGACCAACGGAAACCCTATATCGAGGTGTCTGACGAATCGTTGATCCGGCGAATCCTGCTGAAGCACCACACTTTTCGGTTTTTTGGTCTTACCTTTTTGCTGACCGCCCTCGGCAGCGCCGTGGTAATTCCGCTCATCCTTTTCCGGTATATCCCAAGTGACAGTGATGTTTGGTTCCTTGAGGAAATGATTGACCTATTGGAACTTCTTGATTTTGATGTAGAAGTGGAAAATGAGGAGACCTTGTGGTTTGTCCGAAATTTTATGCGGACTTATGTGATGGTCTTCATTCAAGGGTGGCTGGCTCGCTTTTTTTATGTTCGAACCATTAACGGGAAGTATTCTCTCCGGCGGGATCCGGCCATCTTGTCGGTCGATCACAGGTTATCGCCGTACACCTCGCGGTTTCTCGGTATTCGCTTTTACCCGACGGTCCCACCGGCTTGTCCGGAGTGCGGTCAAGAAAGCGTTTCCGTACAAGGAATCCTCATACAGTGCGCTCATTGTCAGTGGGTAGGCTGGAAGCGCGGTTTGCACTAAAATTGCCTTCTCACTAAGGGTTAGGTGGGCAACTGTCGGTTCCACCAGGTGAGAAGAGGCGATAGGAAAGAGGTGGCTGAACGCAATGTCAACCACCTCTTTCGTCGTTTAAATGTTGAATATCGTTTGTTACTTGGACAAAGCGCCGACAGCGTCCCGGTAGGTTTTACCGATGGTGATCACGATGACAGTGAGAATCGCCGGGATAAAAATTTCCGGAAGCTGTACGGTTGCTTGCCAACCATGCAGGAAAGAGGCGACATACTGGTCTTCAATGATCATCGTGCCGGACGTCCAAGCGAGGATGCCTGATCCGACATAAACCAGCCAGGGATATTTGCGCATTACCGTTGCGAGCAGCGTGCTGCCCACCATAACAATGGGAATGCTGACGCCCAAACCGATGAAGAGAAGGACCAGATCGCCCTTCGCAGCGCCGGCAATGGCCAAGACATTATCGGTGCTCATGAGAAGCGCGGCCCAGATGATGGTATAAATCGCTTTTTTTAGGTCGGCCGAGGACTCTTCCTGTTCGCTTGCATCCTCGTCAGTGATGAGAAGCTTCAAGGCGATCCAGGCCAACAAGGCGCCGCCGACAAATTGAAACATGGGGATCTGAATCAACAGGGCGGCAACCGAGGTCAGAAGGAGGAGGAGCACAAAATAACCGCTTGTCCCCCAGAAAATCGCTTTTCTGCGAATCCTATCAGGCAAGCCCATCGTTGCCATTGCGATTACAACGGCGTTATCTCCGCTGAGGAGAAGATTGATGAAAACGATGTTCAGCAATGTTAAAATCGTTTGCCATGTCATCGGATCACACCCTTTCAAATTGTTTTCGATGGAGAGAATAGAAAAGTCTTAAGAATGCGCTTGTACATTTTAACGCATGCATAAGTGTTATGAAACCTTAAAATAGTGGGGGATATGGAGCGGCAAACCTCCCTTAGGTAATGAACCACTCGGAAGGAAACAAACAGGCCAGTGCCCATATCGGTGGAACATGGCCTGTATTGAAGAAAAAATGGAAAAAGACCCGCTCGTGACGCCACGGGCGAGTCGATATGGAATTTTGGCACAGATAAACTGTTCGCCTGTTACGCGCCGTAACCGTACCCAAAACCAAATCCAGTGCCAAGAATGGCGATGATGATGATCAGGATGGCCAGGGCGACGATGCTGTTACCGAAGTAATGGCCGCCGGTCCCGCAACCGCAAGAGTTGCCCATAACAGAACCCCCTTTCATCGAAAATGGTTCACAAGCATTAGTCGCCGCTGTAACCAAAGCCGACGATACTGGGATAGAAGGCGCCGATGATGATCAGGGCGATAACGAGACCGGCCACGACTCCAAAACCGGAACCGAAGAAACCGACGTTAGAACAACCCATTCGAGACGACCTCCTTTCATGGTTTCTACCAACAGGTTATGGCAAACTATGGAATTGGTTCCTCCTGTATGGCGCGCGCAGGTTTAGAAAAGCGAAGGGCTGATCCATTTCGGATCAGCCCTTCGGCATTGCCTTGATCACACCACGAAAGTGAAATACCTGGGCGGTTCATCGACTACAGCAAGGCCCGTAAAATGGCCTCCAGTTCCGCCTGTGACGCACGCCGAGGGTTGGTCAATCCGCA of Heliomicrobium gestii contains these proteins:
- a CDS encoding TerC family protein encodes the protein MTWQTILTLLNIVFINLLLSGDNAVVIAMATMGLPDRIRRKAIFWGTSGYFVLLLLLTSVAALLIQIPMFQFVGGALLAWIALKLLITDEDASEQEESSADLKKAIYTIIWAALLMSTDNVLAIAGAAKGDLVLLFIGLGVSIPIVMVGSTLLATVMRKYPWLVYVGSGILAWTSGTMIIEDQYVASFLHGWQATVQLPEIFIPAILTVIVITIGKTYRDAVGALSK